A genomic region of Alistipes megaguti contains the following coding sequences:
- a CDS encoding FimB/Mfa2 family fimbrial subunit, whose product MKARQYINMMGMAAAVLLSSCVKDTLYDTPHPDYGKIAVTADWSARGEGIDIPATWTVTMGDYTGTETSATHAPDHLFAPGSYTLAVWNPAEGITVNGTTATVAAATGNRADTDAFVNNAPGWFFTYTEQVSIEKDKDYPLTAAMKQQVRELTLVVEPTGDAAGRITEIVAHLTGAAGTLDFATDTYGAASNVVLPFTKITEGDDAGKWKATVRLLGVTGTEQLLTGEIRYADGNPTPTTLKSDLTEALKEFNTKKPEPMTLGGALVETPEEAEFSEFEITGWETGDEDDVNVTL is encoded by the coding sequence ATGAAAGCAAGACAATATATAAATATGATGGGAATGGCAGCCGCCGTGCTGCTCTCTTCCTGCGTGAAAGATACGCTTTATGACACGCCGCACCCCGACTACGGAAAGATTGCGGTGACAGCCGACTGGTCGGCCCGTGGTGAGGGCATCGATATACCTGCCACATGGACGGTCACCATGGGTGACTATACGGGTACGGAGACTTCCGCCACCCATGCCCCCGACCATCTGTTTGCTCCGGGAAGCTACACCCTTGCGGTGTGGAACCCGGCTGAAGGAATCACGGTGAATGGCACCACCGCCACCGTTGCCGCAGCCACGGGAAACCGGGCCGATACGGATGCCTTTGTGAACAATGCTCCGGGATGGTTCTTCACCTATACGGAACAGGTGAGCATCGAGAAAGACAAGGACTATCCGCTGACCGCCGCGATGAAGCAGCAGGTACGTGAGCTGACGCTTGTCGTCGAACCGACGGGTGATGCCGCCGGACGCATCACGGAGATTGTTGCCCATCTGACGGGTGCAGCCGGAACACTCGACTTCGCAACCGATACCTACGGAGCCGCTTCGAACGTCGTACTGCCCTTCACCAAGATAACCGAAGGTGATGATGCCGGCAAGTGGAAAGCCACGGTGCGGCTGCTGGGTGTGACCGGCACGGAACAGTTGCTGACGGGCGAAATCCGCTATGCGGACGGCAACCCGACCCCCACCACACTGAAAAGCGACCTTACGGAAGCCCTCAAGGAGTTCAACACGAAGAAACCCGAACCTATGACCCTCGGCGGGGCGCTCGTCGAGACCCCCGAAGAGGCCGAATTCTCGGAATTCGAAATTACCGGATGGGAAACGGGGGACGAAGACGACGTAAATGTGACCCTGTAA
- a CDS encoding helix-turn-helix domain-containing protein, translating to MENQHTDDLSRILRTVEEILEIVHFMKDHRSQLEGDPILDFAEVCQLLRQSERQVRRFREQGLLVGFNIGARRMYLLSEVQEFIRKIRRRGKLELLNQ from the coding sequence ATGGAAAATCAACACACGGATGACCTGTCCCGCATTCTGCGGACGGTCGAAGAGATCCTCGAGATCGTACACTTCATGAAGGATCATCGGAGCCAGCTCGAAGGCGATCCGATCCTCGATTTTGCGGAAGTCTGCCAATTGCTCCGCCAGAGCGAACGCCAGGTGCGCCGCTTCCGCGAACAGGGGCTGCTTGTCGGCTTCAACATCGGAGCCCGGCGCATGTACCTGCTCTCCGAGGTGCAGGAGTTCATCCGCAAGATACGCCGCCGCGGGAAACTCGAATTGTTGAATCAATAA
- a CDS encoding helix-turn-helix domain-containing protein, producing the protein METQSVYRTDERPEELLRTLEQLERDLDRCVELNRPMLGGERYLTDRELSERLKISRRTLQEHRSSHEIPYYCVCGKILYRESDIERFLEERYFGPVRR; encoded by the coding sequence ATGGAGACCCAGTCGGTTTATCGGACGGACGAACGTCCGGAGGAGCTGCTCCGCACGCTGGAGCAGCTGGAGCGGGATCTGGACCGCTGTGTGGAGTTGAACCGCCCGATGCTGGGCGGCGAACGCTACCTGACGGACCGCGAATTGTCGGAGCGGTTGAAGATCAGCCGCCGTACGCTGCAGGAGCATCGCTCCTCGCACGAGATTCCCTATTACTGCGTCTGCGGCAAGATTCTCTACCGCGAGTCGGATATCGAGCGTTTTCTTGAGGAGCGCTACTTCGGCCCGGTGCGGCGGTAG
- a CDS encoding tetratricopeptide repeat protein, with protein sequence MKHLVILGLSCLFFTGTIRAQVAQKGNVRIYNSHKTPLAGVQLLAAGAPATDSDGEGHFCLDFIHAQPGTAISSPFVYKKGYELVNEELLNGWILTEKRPMEIVMAPEGTIEEQKNRYYAIAVEHFTRLRNQTIDSINRLYTRREMSQEERAQRLRKLAEENRAYLKTLDEYAEKFARINPDDIDEMERQVLELVDSGRLEEAIELYRNSGLIEQAGQKLQQRTEADEDITALVERMYRYADLCTLAGGAENERKSYDVYQWIARILPDRFPYVLNYTLRKINRFEEDLDEWIDRCQQLAYDEKSLLLVLTLRTTVARNLRHDYTQALEYGIQALQILQQAHRAMPSGDYLAIYHQTSFNLAQTYEAMHQWDEAEEIYLDEIRELQDEIAQSDNPAFVRIQKGTLVNTYTALMDLYADREETQKAEQVFAQVRDFIAQHMPDDEQTALALNQEHLDMMLQLAMKAGDQKKAYAAARQAWMNAEERFRKNPHSTAAEYLGRYKVYLTLCITADNDAFLEEAARFRDRIGQEFAGVSDEQRIQALVGLEIAYATFYAQKGNLAEARPHIRKANDYAEELSRINPSGNAETILLVRAKYIDDLLTASKTQEAALAALDLETLYAMQALWGYESLVVENSIGTALVTGGLYDLGLKYLEHVKEAREAELKRHPDNTELKFSLCTTYNNLALGYGKLKKYPQALREQKKAYELMKALYPLNKVSMGTNYMLMTLNTSICYYRTGDNEQALGYAEEALAIAEEMKRLNPLFDTYPILIKLAKGDLLNQLSLPGGRELQAEGLNYRPGSLPNDTLLRFGIEEYRRNGYYNR encoded by the coding sequence ATGAAGCATCTCGTCATCCTCGGCCTCTCGTGTCTGTTTTTTACCGGAACAATTCGGGCGCAGGTGGCCCAAAAGGGCAATGTCCGCATCTACAACTCCCACAAGACGCCGCTGGCCGGCGTGCAGCTGCTGGCGGCGGGCGCCCCCGCGACGGACTCCGACGGAGAGGGGCATTTCTGTCTGGATTTCATCCACGCCCAACCGGGCACGGCGATCAGCTCCCCGTTCGTATACAAAAAGGGGTACGAGCTCGTGAACGAAGAGCTCCTCAACGGTTGGATTCTGACGGAGAAGCGCCCGATGGAGATCGTCATGGCCCCCGAGGGAACCATCGAGGAGCAGAAAAACCGCTACTACGCCATTGCCGTCGAACACTTCACCCGACTCCGCAACCAGACCATCGACAGCATCAACCGGCTCTATACCCGCCGGGAGATGAGCCAGGAGGAGCGGGCGCAACGGTTGCGAAAACTGGCCGAAGAGAACCGGGCCTATCTGAAAACGCTGGATGAATATGCCGAAAAGTTTGCCCGCATCAATCCCGACGACATCGACGAGATGGAGAGGCAGGTGCTGGAACTGGTCGACAGCGGCCGTCTGGAGGAGGCCATCGAGTTGTACCGCAACTCCGGGTTGATTGAACAGGCCGGCCAAAAGCTGCAGCAGCGCACCGAGGCCGATGAGGACATAACGGCTCTCGTCGAACGGATGTACCGCTACGCCGATCTGTGCACCCTGGCCGGCGGAGCGGAGAACGAACGGAAATCGTACGACGTCTACCAATGGATCGCCCGGATCCTGCCCGACCGGTTCCCCTATGTGCTGAACTACACCCTGCGCAAGATCAACCGTTTCGAGGAGGATCTGGACGAGTGGATCGACCGCTGTCAGCAGCTGGCATACGACGAGAAGTCGCTGCTGCTGGTTCTCACCCTCCGGACGACGGTGGCGCGCAACCTCCGGCACGACTACACCCAGGCGCTGGAGTACGGCATTCAGGCGCTGCAGATCCTGCAGCAGGCCCACCGTGCGATGCCGTCGGGCGATTATCTGGCCATCTACCACCAGACCTCGTTCAATCTGGCGCAAACATACGAGGCCATGCACCAGTGGGACGAAGCCGAGGAGATCTATCTGGATGAGATCCGCGAGCTGCAGGATGAGATTGCGCAATCCGACAACCCGGCCTTCGTCCGGATTCAGAAGGGTACGCTGGTCAACACCTACACGGCCCTGATGGATCTGTATGCGGACAGGGAAGAGACCCAAAAGGCGGAACAGGTCTTTGCGCAGGTCCGGGACTTTATCGCGCAACACATGCCGGATGACGAACAGACAGCGCTGGCGTTGAATCAGGAGCATCTGGACATGATGCTGCAGCTGGCCATGAAGGCCGGAGACCAGAAAAAGGCCTATGCCGCCGCCAGACAGGCGTGGATGAATGCGGAGGAGAGATTCCGGAAAAATCCCCACTCCACGGCAGCCGAATATCTGGGGCGGTACAAAGTCTATCTCACCCTGTGCATCACGGCCGACAACGACGCCTTTCTGGAGGAGGCGGCCCGTTTCCGGGATCGAATCGGACAGGAGTTTGCCGGGGTGTCGGACGAGCAGCGGATCCAGGCGCTGGTCGGTCTGGAGATCGCCTACGCCACCTTCTACGCGCAGAAAGGGAACCTCGCCGAGGCCCGGCCGCATATCCGCAAGGCCAACGATTATGCCGAGGAGCTGAGCCGGATCAACCCCTCGGGGAATGCCGAGACCATCCTTCTGGTGCGGGCCAAATACATCGACGACCTGCTGACGGCGTCCAAAACGCAGGAGGCGGCCCTCGCCGCACTTGATCTGGAGACGCTCTATGCCATGCAGGCGCTCTGGGGGTACGAATCGCTGGTCGTCGAGAACAGCATCGGCACCGCGCTGGTCACCGGCGGTCTCTACGATCTGGGGCTGAAATATCTGGAGCACGTGAAGGAGGCCCGCGAGGCCGAGTTGAAGCGTCACCCCGACAACACGGAGCTGAAGTTCAGCCTTTGCACGACCTACAACAACCTTGCGCTGGGATACGGCAAACTGAAAAAGTATCCGCAGGCCCTCCGCGAACAGAAGAAGGCCTACGAGCTGATGAAGGCGCTCTACCCGCTCAACAAGGTGTCGATGGGGACCAACTACATGCTCATGACCCTGAATACCAGCATCTGCTACTACCGGACCGGCGACAACGAACAGGCGCTCGGGTATGCCGAGGAGGCGCTGGCCATTGCCGAGGAGATGAAGCGCCTCAACCCCCTCTTCGACACCTACCCCATTCTGATCAAACTGGCCAAAGGGGATCTGTTGAACCAGCTCTCACTGCCGGGAGGCCGGGAGCTGCAGGCCGAGGGGCTGAATTACCGGCCGGGGAGCCTGCCCAACGACACGCTCCTGCGGTTCGGCATCGAGGAGTACCGCCGGAACGGCTATTACAACCGATAA
- a CDS encoding GLUG motif-containing protein has protein sequence MKKRHSIHVILAAAALLLAMAACTKDELADGDRLPEGQYPLEIARITLGVEGGEAQPWGAPQTRVSENADGTGSVWEWDGSEMIGVQLGDKTTTYTLNTDHTLLADRQLYWTSTAPNQPVTAWYPATDGTLDLRDQDTNGLAYLLHGTGTGDYQTPVTLTFTHQLAKVRVTPTDDALGEVQSLQLYTYTQCTYEKGKVVQGTDEGWIKMKKCEYTENGATITCWEANVVPDYTITKLRANGTEERTLSSAITPVAGKFYNITLDKDKGYTEVSEGNYTVDNEKGLKNLAKLVNNGETDIDITLTDDITLTGEWTPIGIDYNHQYTGTFDGGGHTITGLTVTTSDQYAGLFGNLSGTVKDVTLKDVKIESNNEISDVGGVAGRSYGTLENCSVSGSVIGRGKNSIVGGVVGYQTGGSITGCSSSATVNAGNIAGGVAGLTDSGATLTACYATGDVTLESINSGGNFVGGVVGNNTSCTLKACYAWGSVTGSGSGTIYVGGVTGTNDEGTLTACYHANETVSGPAGTTGGVTGRNYKFFNDPVITACYWGSNPDTGIGYNEGGTTIETTQVTDGLWQNALAHMNAALSGKGWQYELKDGNSLPTLKKEQ, from the coding sequence ATGAAGAAAAGACATTCCATCCATGTAATTCTTGCCGCAGCCGCGCTGCTCCTTGCCATGGCTGCCTGCACGAAGGACGAACTGGCGGACGGTGACCGTCTGCCCGAAGGACAATACCCGCTGGAGATAGCCCGCATCACCCTCGGCGTGGAGGGCGGCGAGGCGCAGCCGTGGGGCGCACCGCAGACCCGCGTCAGCGAGAATGCGGACGGCACGGGCAGCGTGTGGGAGTGGGACGGCTCGGAGATGATTGGCGTGCAGCTGGGCGACAAAACTACCACCTACACCCTAAATACCGACCATACCTTGCTCGCCGACCGACAGCTCTACTGGACAAGCACGGCGCCCAACCAGCCCGTCACCGCCTGGTATCCCGCCACGGACGGCACCCTCGACCTCCGCGACCAAGACACCAACGGCCTTGCCTACCTGCTGCACGGCACGGGCACGGGAGACTACCAGACACCCGTCACGCTGACCTTCACCCACCAGCTGGCCAAGGTGCGCGTGACGCCCACGGACGATGCACTCGGCGAAGTGCAAAGCCTCCAGCTCTATACCTACACCCAATGCACTTATGAAAAAGGGAAAGTAGTGCAAGGCACAGACGAGGGCTGGATAAAGATGAAGAAGTGCGAATATACCGAAAACGGCGCAACCATCACCTGCTGGGAGGCGAACGTGGTGCCCGACTACACGATAACCAAGCTGCGGGCGAACGGCACCGAGGAGCGCACTCTCTCCTCTGCCATCACCCCCGTGGCGGGCAAGTTCTACAACATCACGCTGGATAAGGACAAGGGATATACTGAAGTGAGCGAAGGCAATTACACTGTGGACAACGAGAAGGGACTGAAGAACCTCGCCAAGTTGGTGAACAATGGAGAGACCGACATCGACATCACCCTGACCGACGACATCACCCTGACCGGGGAGTGGACGCCGATAGGCATAGACTATAACCACCAATACACCGGCACCTTCGACGGCGGCGGCCATACCATTACGGGGCTGACCGTTACGACGAGTGACCAATATGCGGGCCTGTTCGGCAACCTCAGCGGCACGGTGAAGGATGTGACGCTGAAGGACGTGAAGATAGAAAGCAATAACGAAATAAGCGATGTCGGCGGCGTGGCGGGAAGGAGCTATGGCACCCTTGAAAACTGCTCGGTGTCGGGCAGCGTTATCGGTAGAGGAAAAAACAGCATTGTAGGCGGTGTAGTGGGCTACCAAACGGGCGGTTCCATCACCGGGTGCAGCTCCTCGGCCACAGTGAATGCCGGGAATATAGCCGGTGGCGTGGCAGGTCTGACGGATAGTGGTGCCACCCTGACCGCCTGCTATGCCACGGGCGATGTGACCCTTGAAAGTATCAACTCAGGCGGCAACTTTGTCGGCGGCGTGGTGGGAAATAACACATCCTGCACCCTCAAAGCCTGCTATGCCTGGGGCAGCGTGACCGGTAGCGGAAGCGGCACCATCTATGTAGGCGGCGTAACGGGAACCAATGATGAGGGTACCCTGACCGCCTGCTATCATGCCAATGAGACTGTCAGCGGCCCGGCCGGAACCACAGGCGGCGTAACGGGACGGAACTATAAATTTTTCAATGACCCTGTCATCACCGCCTGCTACTGGGGAAGCAATCCCGACACAGGCATCGGCTACAATGAGGGAGGCACCACCATCGAAACCACACAGGTGACGGACGGCCTCTGGCAGAATGCCCTTGCCCACATGAACGCCGCCCTGAGCGGTAAAGGCTGGCAGTACGAACTCAAAGACGGAAACAGCCTGCCTACCTTGAAGAAAGAACAGTAA
- a CDS encoding fimbrillin family protein: MKTRFFALAALALTLAACNNDNENLNDSPVAAQFIADITPATRVNSEGTDWTDGDRIGVTGAGFTNVPYKRENGKFVTDGTTIYFNDTETKTFNAYYPYQAEGGTVTVSTAADKQGTGIDFLFASGATGNTHNPEVSFTGDHAFHHCMSLIKFTFKAGDGIIFNGMEPADYTLDGLKHEGTFDTATGTTAVTAASESPIHMQLNGATTSQVIILPQGVTTSLDLTVSFNGLNYTTTLPNPSKPEANQFSAGYAYTYNITLSNKGITVEEPEITPWTPGDSNDANATL, encoded by the coding sequence ATGAAGACAAGATTTTTTGCCCTCGCAGCGCTGGCACTGACACTGGCCGCCTGTAACAACGACAACGAAAACCTGAATGACAGCCCGGTAGCCGCCCAGTTTATCGCCGACATTACGCCCGCTACCCGCGTCAATTCGGAAGGAACCGACTGGACCGACGGCGACCGCATCGGCGTCACCGGCGCAGGCTTCACCAACGTGCCCTACAAGAGAGAGAACGGTAAGTTCGTGACCGACGGTACGACCATCTATTTCAATGACACCGAAACGAAGACCTTCAATGCCTACTATCCGTATCAGGCTGAGGGCGGAACGGTGACCGTCAGCACCGCAGCCGACAAGCAGGGCACGGGCATCGACTTCCTCTTTGCCTCGGGAGCCACGGGCAACACCCACAACCCGGAGGTGAGCTTCACCGGCGACCATGCGTTCCACCACTGCATGAGTCTCATCAAGTTCACCTTCAAGGCGGGCGATGGCATCATTTTCAACGGAATGGAACCTGCTGACTACACGTTGGACGGACTGAAGCACGAAGGCACTTTCGACACGGCTACCGGAACGACTGCCGTAACCGCAGCCTCCGAATCGCCGATTCACATGCAACTTAACGGTGCCACCACTTCGCAAGTCATCATTCTCCCGCAGGGAGTGACCACCTCTCTTGACCTTACAGTGTCTTTCAACGGACTGAACTATACAACCACACTGCCGAATCCATCCAAGCCCGAAGCGAATCAGTTCTCCGCAGGCTATGCCTACACCTACAACATAACGCTCAGCAACAAAGGCATCACGGTGGAAGAACCGGAGATTACCCCGTGGACTCCCGGAGATTCGAACGATGCAAATGCCACGCTGTAA
- a CDS encoding helix-turn-helix domain-containing protein, with amino-acid sequence MEYVMVEKRSYDRLVARIGALAGRVAELCRRQDKTLQHWLDNEEVCLLLNIQKRTLQRYRERGLLPCTQIRHKVYYKTADVERLLAASALRSGSKR; translated from the coding sequence ATGGAGTATGTAATGGTTGAAAAACGGAGCTACGACCGACTGGTCGCACGCATCGGCGCGCTGGCGGGTCGGGTGGCGGAGCTGTGTCGCCGGCAGGACAAGACGCTGCAGCACTGGCTCGACAACGAGGAGGTCTGCCTGCTGCTGAACATTCAGAAGCGGACGCTGCAGCGTTACCGCGAACGGGGGCTGCTGCCCTGCACGCAGATCCGCCACAAGGTCTACTACAAAACCGCGGATGTCGAGCGGCTGCTGGCCGCGTCGGCCCTCCGCAGCGGGAGCAAACGGTAA
- a CDS encoding site-specific integrase yields the protein MYPETTSLNISFYIRRTRPNKHGEVPVCVRITVNGQRTDTTIHKSIRPELWDAKRSRASSRTALGKSLNLYLENVRARLVFVHRELEFEQRPYTVHDVLGRFLGRRTSNRRTLLKLFREHNEKCRQLVGIDMAEATAGRYDTCLKHTLAFIRHAYRRDDIELERVDRRFIEDFGFFLKTSCGCSHNTTMKYLGNFKKIIRLALSRKWMEEDPFAGMRFKMQPVRREMPEKAEIDRILHKEITIPRLALTRDIFIFCCFTGLAFSDIKELAPEHLATDMQGHRWIRKPRRKTGNMCNIPLLEIPERILQRYRTDPECRRHNVLLPVSSNQKMNAYLKELADICGIRKNLSTHLARHFFATYTLAHGVSIESVAKMLGHSNTNMTRHYAKVLDQTILREMSKLPEEF from the coding sequence ATGTATCCGGAAACAACATCCCTGAACATCTCGTTCTACATCCGTCGGACGAGACCGAACAAGCACGGGGAGGTCCCCGTCTGCGTACGCATCACGGTCAACGGCCAGCGCACCGACACCACCATCCACAAGAGCATCCGACCCGAGTTGTGGGATGCCAAACGCAGCCGGGCCTCCTCGCGCACGGCACTGGGCAAAAGCCTCAACCTCTACCTCGAAAACGTCCGGGCGCGCCTCGTTTTCGTCCACCGCGAACTGGAGTTCGAACAGCGGCCCTACACCGTCCACGACGTGCTGGGGCGCTTTCTGGGGCGCCGCACCTCGAACCGCCGCACGCTCCTCAAGCTCTTCCGCGAGCACAACGAGAAGTGCCGCCAGCTGGTGGGCATCGACATGGCCGAGGCGACGGCCGGGCGTTACGACACCTGCCTGAAGCACACGCTCGCCTTCATCCGCCACGCCTACCGCCGCGACGACATCGAGCTGGAGCGGGTCGACCGTCGCTTCATCGAGGATTTCGGGTTCTTTCTGAAGACCTCGTGCGGCTGCAGCCACAACACGACGATGAAGTATCTGGGAAACTTCAAGAAGATCATCCGCCTGGCGCTGTCCCGCAAGTGGATGGAGGAGGATCCCTTCGCCGGGATGCGCTTCAAGATGCAGCCCGTGCGGCGCGAGATGCCCGAGAAGGCGGAGATCGACCGCATCCTGCACAAGGAGATCACCATCCCGCGGCTGGCGCTGACGCGCGACATCTTCATCTTCTGCTGCTTCACGGGGCTGGCCTTCTCCGACATCAAGGAGCTGGCGCCCGAGCATCTGGCCACCGACATGCAAGGTCACCGCTGGATCCGCAAGCCGCGCCGAAAGACGGGCAACATGTGCAACATCCCGCTGCTGGAGATCCCCGAGCGGATTCTGCAGCGTTACCGCACCGATCCCGAATGCCGGAGGCACAACGTGCTGCTGCCCGTGTCGAGCAACCAGAAGATGAACGCCTACCTGAAGGAGCTGGCCGACATTTGCGGCATCCGCAAGAACCTCTCGACGCACCTGGCGCGCCACTTCTTCGCCACCTACACGCTGGCCCACGGGGTCTCGATCGAGAGCGTGGCCAAGATGCTCGGCCACTCGAACACCAACATGACGCGTCACTACGCCAAGGTGCTCGACCAGACCATCCTGCGCGAGATGAGCAAGTTGCCCGAGGAGTTTTAA
- a CDS encoding DUF3575 domain-containing protein, giving the protein MKKWITTALLTLLLLPAMAQQKADTTYTFRFVTDEDMFYVPWSGNGEELNRLLSCIKQHKVAILDGEIPVEVNGYCTSQSSAAENLAMAKTRSNRVKSEMILRGGLTEACFTTKNHADQGNFVTVRIVIPAGSPEAELEARRRAAEQAEAERRAAEKRAEEERLAAERAAEEQRKAEEARRAADETETVPPVLEEARDEEPQGCAMGLSLRANLLRWATLTPDLGLEWRICPSWGIAVNGSWTSWSWSDKDRRYALWEVAPEVRYYMGEKKAWYLGAMFKAGQFNYKLSETGKQGDLMGGGITAGYRLRLNKALDLDFNLGLGYLNADYEKYEVIDGVRVRRGNETKDWWGPINAGVTLVWKLF; this is encoded by the coding sequence TTGAAAAAATGGATTACGACCGCACTGCTGACGCTGCTGTTGCTTCCGGCAATGGCGCAGCAGAAGGCAGACACGACCTACACCTTCCGGTTCGTGACGGACGAAGACATGTTCTACGTTCCGTGGAGCGGAAACGGGGAGGAATTGAACCGACTGCTTTCCTGTATAAAACAGCACAAGGTGGCGATTCTCGACGGAGAGATTCCCGTCGAGGTCAATGGTTATTGCACGTCGCAGTCCTCTGCGGCCGAAAACCTCGCCATGGCCAAGACGCGTTCGAACCGCGTGAAGAGCGAAATGATTCTGCGCGGGGGACTCACCGAGGCGTGCTTTACAACGAAAAACCACGCCGACCAAGGCAACTTCGTGACCGTGCGGATAGTCATCCCGGCCGGGTCCCCGGAGGCCGAGCTGGAGGCACGGCGCCGGGCTGCCGAGCAGGCCGAAGCAGAGCGGCGGGCAGCCGAAAAACGTGCCGAAGAGGAGCGTCTTGCAGCCGAACGGGCCGCCGAGGAGCAGCGCAAGGCCGAAGAGGCACGCAGGGCCGCCGACGAAACCGAAACGGTCCCGCCCGTACTGGAGGAGGCCCGCGACGAAGAGCCCCAAGGCTGCGCTATGGGCCTCTCCCTGCGTGCCAACCTGCTGCGCTGGGCTACCCTGACACCCGATTTAGGACTTGAATGGCGCATCTGTCCGTCGTGGGGCATTGCCGTAAACGGCTCGTGGACTTCATGGAGCTGGAGCGACAAAGACCGCCGCTATGCCCTCTGGGAAGTGGCTCCGGAAGTGCGTTACTACATGGGCGAGAAGAAAGCCTGGTATCTGGGTGCGATGTTCAAGGCCGGACAGTTCAACTACAAGCTCTCCGAAACAGGCAAGCAGGGCGACCTGATGGGTGGCGGCATCACTGCCGGCTACCGGCTGCGGCTGAACAAGGCATTAGATCTTGACTTCAACCTCGGCTTGGGCTACCTGAATGCCGACTATGAGAAATATGAAGTCATTGACGGTGTGCGAGTACGCCGCGGCAACGAGACAAAGGACTGGTGGGGCCCCATCAATGCCGGTGTGACATTGGTATGGAAGTTATTCTAA
- a CDS encoding HigA family addiction module antitoxin — protein sequence MLFKESMASGIASNIIDNNTMFCDQLFRQKMVFHNQKNRINLQTNSFAFRIFADEAMKSRIDILKGIHPGKIIGRDLKKRNLSQRSFAASIGEHSQTLNAVITGRRNLTVEMALKIEQAFGYEEGFLLLLQTYYEIAEYKNGQKSRAISGIPAIRRSLFWDTDFDTLDWGRYRESVIARVLERGNDTEKAEIARFYGTTLAALETDSPKNSYRINTTLQND from the coding sequence ATGCTATTCAAAGAAAGTATGGCGAGCGGCATTGCTTCCAACATCATCGACAACAACACGATGTTTTGTGACCAACTTTTTAGACAAAAAATGGTCTTCCATAATCAGAAAAACAGAATAAATTTGCAAACAAATTCGTTTGCATTTCGTATATTTGCAGATGAAGCCATGAAAAGCAGAATTGACATATTGAAAGGCATCCATCCGGGCAAGATAATTGGCAGGGATTTGAAGAAACGCAATCTGAGTCAGCGGTCGTTTGCTGCCTCCATCGGAGAACACAGTCAGACGCTCAATGCCGTCATTACGGGGCGACGCAATCTGACGGTCGAAATGGCGTTGAAGATTGAGCAGGCATTCGGATACGAAGAGGGATTCCTGCTGCTGCTTCAGACATACTACGAGATCGCCGAATACAAGAATGGTCAAAAGAGCCGTGCCATATCCGGGATACCGGCAATTCGTCGGTCCCTGTTCTGGGATACTGACTTCGACACACTTGACTGGGGCCGGTACCGCGAGTCGGTCATTGCCCGCGTCCTGGAGCGAGGTAATGACACAGAAAAAGCGGAGATTGCCCGATTCTACGGCACCACTCTCGCGGCCCTCGAAACCGATTCTCCGAAAAACTCATACCGTATAAACACGACATTGCAAAATGACTGA